The Halomonas sp. KG2 genome contains a region encoding:
- a CDS encoding MFS transporter yields MSFSCDVHTPGNTDTGGSPCNKAGIKEWAGLAVLALPTMLLGLDVTILYLALPALAVDLQPSSTQALWIMDAYGFMIAGFLITMGTLGDRVGRRRLLMIGAFAFAVASVFAAYAPNAEWLIVARAVLGIAGATLMPSTLALISNMFFDLRQRALAIGIWATMFALGMALGPVVGGLLLAPFWWGAAFLIAVPIVIVLLLTAPLLLPEYHNPQAGRLDILSVLLLLIAILPSIYAIKAFSKAGVTPLVLATLVLGIVGTLLFVRRQKQLLDPLLDLKLFASKTFTAALVIMLLGLVGVAGMMLLVTQYLQLVAGYTPLIAGLWMGPPALMMVLAGILAPILARRIRPAFVIAVALMLASIGCAFLAQVDPLSVQVLQVVLGFSLVYLGLGTIAALGTDLVVGAAPAEKAGSASSMSEMVQELGVALGVALLGSLGTLLYRVQIASAIPDEVPDDVSRALGESLWSATSVAERLPGGILEQAQSAFTQGMNAVAIVSGITILALALLSAASLRHVQAVGENEH; encoded by the coding sequence ATGTCATTCAGCTGTGATGTTCACACCCCTGGTAATACGGACACAGGCGGAAGCCCCTGCAACAAAGCTGGCATTAAAGAGTGGGCGGGGCTTGCGGTATTGGCCCTGCCCACCATGCTGCTTGGGCTCGATGTCACTATTCTCTACCTTGCGCTTCCTGCCTTAGCGGTAGATCTACAGCCTAGCAGTACTCAGGCGCTGTGGATTATGGATGCCTACGGCTTCATGATCGCTGGTTTTCTTATCACGATGGGCACGCTAGGGGATCGGGTTGGCCGACGTCGACTACTAATGATCGGGGCCTTTGCGTTTGCGGTCGCGTCAGTGTTTGCTGCTTATGCGCCTAATGCCGAGTGGCTTATTGTGGCGCGGGCAGTACTGGGTATTGCCGGAGCAACGCTGATGCCTTCTACGCTGGCCTTGATTAGCAATATGTTTTTTGATCTGCGCCAGCGCGCATTGGCGATTGGGATATGGGCGACCATGTTTGCACTGGGGATGGCCTTGGGGCCGGTAGTCGGTGGGTTGCTGTTAGCCCCCTTTTGGTGGGGAGCGGCTTTCCTAATTGCCGTGCCCATCGTCATCGTACTGCTATTAACTGCGCCATTACTGCTGCCGGAGTATCACAATCCGCAGGCAGGCCGTCTGGATATTTTAAGTGTTCTACTGCTGTTGATAGCAATTCTGCCCAGTATCTATGCCATAAAGGCGTTCTCTAAAGCCGGTGTGACGCCACTGGTATTGGCCACACTTGTGTTGGGAATCGTAGGAACACTGCTCTTTGTGCGTCGACAAAAGCAGCTTCTTGATCCTTTGCTTGATCTCAAACTGTTTGCCAGTAAAACCTTCACTGCTGCGCTGGTCATAATGTTGCTAGGGCTGGTGGGTGTGGCGGGAATGATGCTTCTAGTCACTCAATATCTTCAGCTAGTAGCGGGCTACACGCCGCTGATTGCTGGGCTGTGGATGGGGCCGCCAGCGCTGATGATGGTGCTTGCCGGTATTCTTGCTCCTATCTTGGCGCGCCGTATTCGGCCTGCGTTTGTTATTGCTGTCGCGCTGATGCTTGCAAGCATCGGCTGTGCTTTTCTGGCTCAAGTAGACCCGCTCTCTGTTCAGGTACTCCAGGTCGTTTTGGGATTTTCATTAGTGTATCTGGGGTTGGGCACCATCGCTGCGCTGGGCACCGACTTGGTGGTAGGCGCGGCTCCTGCGGAAAAAGCTGGGTCCGCGTCGTCGATGTCCGAGATGGTTCAGGAGTTGGGTGTAGCGCTGGGCGTAGCACTTCTCGGTAGCCTGGGAACCTTGTTGTATCGCGTGCAGATTGCCAGTGCGATTCCTGATGAGGTGCCAGACGATGTCTCCCGTGCCCTTGGAGAAAGTTTGTGGTCCGCAACGTCCGTTGCTGAACGACTTCCCGGCGGGATACTTGAGCAAGCACAGTCAGCGTTTACGCAAGGAATGAATGCTGTGGCCATCGTCAGTGGCATCACTATTTTGGCGCTGGCGTTGTTGTCGGCTGCTAGCCTCCGGCATGTACAGGCAGTTGGTGAGAATGAGCACTAA
- a CDS encoding helix-turn-helix domain-containing protein translates to MTTNLNLVFKALADPSRRQLLDSLFENNGQALNELCERLSMSRQGVTRHLALLEEAGLVVTAWRGREKLHYLNAEPIQQIHQRWVSKFTHQRIAAVDSLKQKLEDHHNE, encoded by the coding sequence ATGACAACTAATCTCAATCTTGTTTTCAAAGCGCTCGCTGATCCCTCGCGGCGCCAGCTGCTGGATAGCCTGTTTGAAAATAATGGGCAGGCCCTCAATGAGCTATGCGAACGACTCTCCATGAGTCGTCAGGGCGTTACCAGACACTTGGCGCTGCTGGAAGAAGCGGGGCTGGTGGTTACGGCGTGGCGGGGGAGAGAAAAGCTGCACTACCTCAATGCCGAGCCAATTCAGCAGATCCACCAACGCTGGGTCAGTAAGTTCACTCACCAGCGGATTGCGGCGGTGGACAGTCTCAAACAGAAGCTTGAGGACCATCACAATGAGTAA
- a CDS encoding SRPBCC family protein yields MSKPDFAYVIYINTTPEQLWKALTEGEFTREYWGGRQITSEWTAGATVKLVKADGSLDWRGEVLESDPPHRLSYTFIPENDDEMPGYEGEKVDLTRPEKPSRVTFEIAEYMGQVRLTLIHDQFEESSKVLQGISVGWPFILSSLKSLLEGGSPLLRSDTDGAH; encoded by the coding sequence ATGAGTAAGCCCGATTTTGCCTACGTTATTTACATTAACACGACGCCCGAGCAACTGTGGAAAGCGTTGACGGAAGGGGAGTTTACCCGCGAATACTGGGGTGGGCGGCAAATTACGTCGGAGTGGACAGCGGGAGCAACGGTTAAACTCGTCAAGGCCGATGGATCACTGGATTGGCGCGGCGAGGTGCTGGAGTCAGATCCGCCGCACCGTTTGTCCTATACCTTCATTCCTGAAAACGATGACGAGATGCCAGGATACGAGGGCGAAAAAGTTGATCTGACGAGACCTGAAAAACCGTCTCGGGTCACGTTTGAGATTGCCGAGTATATGGGCCAAGTACGCCTAACGCTGATTCACGATCAATTCGAGGAGAGCAGCAAGGTACTGCAAGGCATCAGCGTCGGCTGGCCATTCATTCTTTCCAGCCTCAAAAGCTTGCTGGAAGGCGGCAGCCCTTTGCTAAGGAGTGATACTGATGGCGCGCATTGA
- a CDS encoding SRPBCC domain-containing protein — protein MARIEHIQYVNAPLSRVYEVLTTARGLAEVWTQDLTFTAQLDAVNEFRFGDEHPTKMTIVELVPNAKMTWQCIDSDPEWIGTSISFELEQRGGKTAVTLKHTDWREVTEFYRFCNYNWAIFLLSLKQYCEEGAGIHYQTRTF, from the coding sequence ATGGCGCGCATTGAACATATTCAATACGTCAATGCCCCTCTTTCACGTGTTTACGAAGTGTTGACTACGGCTCGTGGCCTGGCCGAGGTGTGGACCCAGGATTTAACATTCACTGCCCAACTTGATGCGGTCAATGAATTCCGATTTGGGGATGAGCACCCGACAAAGATGACGATCGTGGAGCTGGTGCCCAATGCTAAGATGACTTGGCAATGTATCGATTCAGACCCGGAGTGGATTGGGACCAGCATAAGTTTCGAGCTAGAACAACGAGGAGGCAAAACGGCCGTCACTCTCAAGCATACCGATTGGCGTGAAGTGACCGAGTTCTACCGTTTCTGCAACTATAACTGGGCGATATTTCTGCTGAGCCTTAAGCAATACTGTGAAGAAGGGGCCGGTATTCATTACCAGACCCGGACGTTTTAG
- a CDS encoding multidrug effflux MFS transporter: protein MKTDMIKMALVLGLLSWIGPFAIDMYLPAMPAISEDLGASVSAAQWTLMSFFIAFGICQLFYGPASDVLGRKPPLYFGLGIFGVASIGCAFAPTIEWLIALRFLQGMGAAAVMSIPRAVIRDRYTGTEATRMMSTIMLVIAVSPMLAPLMGTSIIVPFGWRAVFLAVAIATLLGLFLTGFALKETLAPADRAPFRFNAMMNAFGVLFRDSGYMGLTLIGGMGMASFFAFLATASFLYTGYYGLTAFQFSLAFALNALGFFTTSQIASNLGVRFGSITVVKWAVACYAVSACLMFTLVALGYTSFPLLVGMLITTFAFLGLVIPTSMVLSLEEHGPIAGTAAALGGTLQMMLGAVAIAVVSVVFDGTPLMLTAAIALCSLVAAGLSLLTLRGTSQEAVV from the coding sequence GTGAAAACCGATATGATCAAAATGGCACTGGTGCTCGGCCTGCTGAGCTGGATCGGCCCTTTTGCCATTGATATGTATCTGCCTGCTATGCCGGCCATCAGTGAAGACCTGGGGGCGTCAGTGTCGGCCGCTCAATGGACGTTGATGTCGTTCTTCATTGCATTTGGTATCTGTCAGCTTTTTTACGGACCGGCCTCCGATGTGCTCGGCCGCAAGCCACCGCTCTACTTTGGCCTTGGTATCTTCGGTGTCGCCTCGATTGGTTGTGCATTTGCGCCCACCATCGAATGGCTGATTGCTTTGCGCTTTTTGCAAGGTATGGGGGCGGCTGCGGTCATGTCCATTCCGCGCGCGGTGATCCGTGACCGCTACACTGGCACCGAGGCGACGCGCATGATGTCCACCATCATGTTGGTAATCGCCGTTTCACCCATGCTGGCACCCCTGATGGGCACCTCGATCATCGTGCCCTTCGGCTGGCGTGCTGTCTTTCTGGCAGTCGCCATTGCCACGCTGTTGGGCCTGTTTCTGACCGGCTTCGCTTTGAAGGAAACGTTGGCCCCGGCAGACCGCGCACCTTTTCGCTTCAACGCTATGATGAACGCTTTCGGCGTATTGTTCCGGGACTCGGGATATATGGGCCTGACGTTGATTGGTGGTATGGGCATGGCCAGTTTCTTTGCCTTTCTGGCCACCGCCTCGTTTCTCTACACCGGTTACTACGGCCTTACAGCATTCCAGTTCAGCCTTGCGTTCGCACTGAACGCCCTGGGGTTCTTTACCACCAGCCAAATTGCCTCCAATCTCGGTGTCCGTTTCGGCTCCATCACGGTGGTGAAATGGGCGGTGGCCTGTTACGCCGTGTCGGCCTGCCTGATGTTTACGCTGGTGGCGCTGGGATACACCAGTTTCCCGCTGCTGGTGGGAATGCTGATTACAACCTTTGCGTTTCTTGGTCTGGTGATTCCCACGTCCATGGTGTTGTCGCTGGAGGAACACGGCCCCATCGCCGGTACAGCGGCGGCCCTGGGCGGCACCCTGCAAATGATGCTGGGCGCGGTCGCCATCGCTGTGGTCAGTGTGGTGTTCGACGGCACCCCACTGATGCTGACCGCAGCCATCGCACTGTGCTCGCTGGTGGCAGCGGGCCTGTCGCTGTTGACCTTGCGCGGTACGTCACAAGAGGCCGTGGTCTAA
- a CDS encoding aminotransferase class IV family protein: MSANVSNVQAHINGQPATLSELIPLAFAGFAHFTAMQVRDRKVKGLDLHLDRLRNASIDFFGRAFPDEQLLSYIRTAIDEGPKDQSLTVTIFSRNGEFTAASMDGELAVLIRTGAPSQGPTGPLRLGTVAHERPLAAIKHVGESGKTFYLHQAIRQGFDDAAFVDSHGHLSEATIWNLVFWDGEAVIWPQAEILQGTMMSIIQRQLDRLGIPQRHEVITTERLRELSGAAVMNSWTPGIAVTAIDSTAFAEATPFINLLHNAYQAESANFI, from the coding sequence ATGTCTGCTAACGTCAGCAATGTTCAGGCCCATATCAATGGGCAGCCAGCCACTCTTTCAGAGCTGATACCCCTGGCCTTTGCCGGGTTTGCGCATTTCACAGCAATGCAGGTACGAGACCGCAAGGTTAAAGGGCTAGACCTGCACTTAGATCGCCTACGAAACGCTTCAATAGACTTTTTTGGCAGAGCGTTTCCCGATGAACAGCTCTTGTCCTACATCAGAACAGCCATTGATGAGGGTCCGAAAGACCAGTCACTAACAGTCACCATCTTTTCCCGTAATGGTGAGTTCACGGCGGCCAGTATGGATGGGGAGCTAGCAGTGCTCATCCGCACAGGTGCCCCCTCTCAAGGCCCCACAGGCCCGCTGAGGCTGGGTACGGTGGCACATGAAAGACCTTTGGCCGCCATAAAACATGTTGGTGAATCCGGCAAAACCTTCTATCTACATCAAGCCATACGCCAGGGCTTCGACGATGCAGCTTTTGTTGACAGCCACGGGCACCTGAGCGAAGCAACGATATGGAACCTTGTCTTTTGGGACGGCGAGGCGGTTATCTGGCCACAGGCCGAGATACTACAGGGCACCATGATGAGCATCATCCAGCGTCAACTGGATCGCCTTGGGATTCCCCAGCGTCATGAGGTCATTACCACCGAACGGCTTCGAGAACTGTCCGGTGCGGCGGTGATGAACTCATGGACACCGGGGATCGCCGTCACGGCCATTGATTCAACGGCTTTTGCAGAAGCAACACCGTTCATCAATTTGCTCCATAACGCCTACCAAGCTGAATCCGCTAATTTCATTTAA
- a CDS encoding MerR family transcriptional regulator → MKIGELAKRTDVSIRMLRYYEEAGLLKPKRSASGYRDYAPDEVRTVERIKLLGSAGMTLATIQQFLPCVRGEEPVFEPCDELRNVLHEQIRLADQKAAKLAQSRAILESFLCDIERR, encoded by the coding sequence ATGAAAATAGGCGAATTAGCAAAACGTACCGACGTGAGCATCCGCATGCTGCGTTACTATGAAGAGGCAGGTTTGCTGAAGCCGAAGCGCAGCGCGAGTGGGTATCGTGATTATGCTCCGGATGAGGTCCGCACTGTTGAGCGGATCAAGCTGCTTGGTTCGGCAGGCATGACCCTTGCGACTATCCAGCAGTTCTTACCCTGTGTGAGAGGCGAGGAGCCTGTCTTCGAACCCTGTGACGAACTACGCAATGTCTTGCACGAACAAATTCGTCTTGCTGACCAGAAAGCGGCGAAACTGGCCCAAAGCCGAGCCATTCTGGAGAGTTTCCTGTGCGATATAGAACGGCGCTAA